In Vagococcus hydrophili, one DNA window encodes the following:
- a CDS encoding pyruvate carboxylase, whose product MKRVLVANRGEIAIRVFRACTELNIQTVGIYAMEDERSIHRFKADEAYLVGKGKKATDAYLDIEDIIRIAKSSKVDAIHPGYGFLSENLEFAKRCHEEGIIFIGPTLEHLDMFGDKIKAKDAAISAGVQSIPGTDGPVNSVEEVLEFANEFSYPIMIKATLGGGGRGMRVARNEEEARDGYERAKSEAKAAFGNDEVYAEKYISNPKHIEVQILGDTHGNVIHLFERDCSVQRRHQKVVEVAPCVSMSDEQRVKICDAAVKLMKHVGYVNAGTVEFLVEGENFYFIEVNPRVQVEHTITELITDVDIVMSQLEIAMGKDLHKEIGIPEQEKISIHGFAIQCRITTEDPLNNFMPDTGKIDTYRSPGGYGIRLDLGNAFAGAVVTPFFDSLLVKVCTHGITFDQTISKMNRALKEFRIRGVKTNIPFLANVISHPTFKSGDAITTFIDESPELFEFPRVRDRGNKTMKYIGEVTVNGFPGVGKLEKNFQSEARIPGKIITKPTIQTAKNILDTQGADAVVDWIKNKDEVLLTDTTFRDAHQSLLATRVRTNDLKKIAQLTDEGVPELFSSEMWGGATFDVAYRFLNEDPWVRLRKLRKLMPNTLFQMLFRGSNAVGYQNYPDNVLKEFIEVSAAEGIDVFRIFDSLNWLPQMEKSIQYVRDTGKIAEAAICYTGDVLDPNRAKYNLAYYRDMAKELEKMGAHIIAIKDMAGLLKPQAAYHLITELKSAVDVPIHLHTHDTSGNGIITYSAATKAGVDIIDVAMSAMSSATSQPSMSSLYYALNNGPRTPDVNIENIQQINHYWEDVRKFYAPFENGISAPQTEVYSHEMPGGQYSNLQQQAKAVGLEEKWEDIKGMYSDVNELFGDIVKVTPSSKVVGDMALFMVQNNLNSDDIYAKGRELNYPESVISFFQGDLGQPTGGFPKELKEIILNGRDSIEVRPGSLAKAVDFEAVKLELKDLVGFEPSKQDVLSYIMYPQVFLDYCKMHDAFGDVELLDTLTFFKGMRVGETVEVRIEKGKTLIITLDEVGEPDLEGNRVLFFNLNGQRREIVIKDQNVKSKVLLKEKAEPTNKGHVAATMSGSVLDVLVTPGEAVQKGQALLVTEAMKMETTIYSKRDGVVKRVLVSKADAIQSGDLMIELTI is encoded by the coding sequence ATGAAAAGAGTTTTAGTAGCTAACCGTGGTGAGATCGCTATTCGTGTTTTTCGCGCATGTACAGAGTTAAATATCCAAACTGTGGGTATTTACGCAATGGAGGATGAGAGATCAATTCATCGATTTAAAGCAGATGAAGCTTACCTAGTCGGGAAAGGTAAAAAGGCAACAGACGCGTATTTAGATATTGAAGACATTATTCGCATCGCCAAAAGTAGTAAAGTAGATGCCATCCATCCGGGATATGGATTTTTATCTGAAAATTTAGAGTTTGCTAAAAGATGTCATGAAGAAGGTATTATTTTTATCGGGCCAACGTTAGAACACTTAGATATGTTCGGTGATAAGATTAAAGCAAAAGATGCCGCTATTTCTGCAGGTGTTCAGTCTATACCAGGAACAGACGGTCCAGTTAACTCAGTTGAAGAGGTTTTAGAATTTGCGAATGAATTTTCTTATCCAATTATGATTAAAGCCACACTTGGCGGTGGTGGTCGTGGTATGCGTGTTGCTCGTAATGAAGAAGAAGCAAGAGATGGTTATGAACGTGCTAAAAGTGAAGCGAAAGCAGCTTTTGGTAATGATGAAGTCTACGCAGAGAAATACATTTCAAATCCTAAACATATTGAAGTTCAAATTTTAGGAGATACACACGGTAATGTGATTCATTTATTTGAAAGAGATTGCTCCGTTCAAAGACGTCATCAAAAAGTTGTTGAAGTGGCTCCCTGTGTGTCTATGTCAGATGAGCAACGTGTGAAGATTTGCGATGCTGCTGTTAAACTAATGAAACACGTTGGTTATGTGAATGCTGGAACGGTTGAATTTTTAGTTGAAGGTGAGAATTTTTATTTCATTGAAGTCAATCCTCGTGTCCAAGTAGAACATACAATTACTGAATTAATTACTGACGTGGATATTGTCATGTCTCAATTAGAAATTGCAATGGGCAAAGACTTACATAAAGAAATCGGTATTCCAGAACAAGAAAAAATTAGTATTCACGGCTTTGCAATTCAATGTCGGATCACAACAGAAGATCCTTTGAATAATTTTATGCCTGATACTGGTAAAATAGATACCTACAGATCACCAGGTGGTTATGGTATCAGACTGGATTTAGGAAATGCTTTTGCAGGAGCTGTGGTAACACCATTCTTTGATTCTTTACTTGTAAAAGTCTGTACTCACGGAATTACTTTTGATCAAACAATTTCAAAAATGAATCGTGCACTTAAAGAGTTTAGAATTCGTGGTGTAAAAACGAACATTCCTTTCTTAGCCAATGTGATTTCACATCCAACCTTTAAATCGGGTGACGCGATTACAACCTTTATTGATGAATCACCAGAACTGTTTGAGTTTCCTCGTGTAAGAGATCGTGGAAATAAAACGATGAAATATATTGGTGAAGTGACAGTTAATGGTTTTCCTGGTGTTGGGAAACTAGAGAAAAATTTCCAAAGTGAAGCTAGAATTCCGGGGAAAATCATCACAAAACCAACAATTCAAACAGCTAAGAACATCTTAGATACTCAAGGTGCTGATGCTGTGGTTGATTGGATTAAAAATAAAGATGAAGTGTTACTGACGGATACAACCTTTAGAGATGCCCATCAAAGTTTATTAGCAACTCGTGTTAGAACGAATGACTTAAAGAAAATTGCTCAATTAACAGACGAAGGTGTTCCTGAATTGTTTTCAAGTGAAATGTGGGGTGGTGCGACCTTTGATGTGGCGTACCGTTTCTTAAATGAAGATCCATGGGTACGATTACGTAAGCTAAGAAAATTAATGCCAAATACATTGTTCCAAATGCTCTTTAGAGGATCGAATGCTGTAGGCTATCAAAACTATCCAGATAATGTGTTAAAAGAGTTCATTGAAGTATCTGCGGCAGAAGGAATTGATGTCTTCCGTATTTTTGATAGTTTAAACTGGTTACCACAAATGGAAAAAAGTATTCAGTATGTTCGAGATACAGGGAAAATTGCTGAAGCAGCGATTTGCTACACTGGAGACGTGTTAGATCCAAATCGTGCGAAATACAATCTTGCTTATTACCGAGATATGGCAAAAGAGCTGGAAAAAATGGGTGCTCACATTATTGCAATTAAAGATATGGCAGGGTTACTTAAACCACAAGCTGCGTATCACTTAATTACTGAGTTGAAATCAGCAGTAGATGTGCCAATCCATTTGCATACTCATGATACATCAGGTAATGGGATTATCACTTATTCAGCTGCAACGAAAGCTGGTGTCGATATTATTGATGTGGCTATGAGTGCGATGAGTAGTGCCACAAGTCAACCAAGCATGAGTAGTTTATATTACGCTCTTAACAATGGACCAAGAACGCCCGATGTTAATATAGAAAATATTCAACAGATTAACCATTATTGGGAAGATGTTCGTAAGTTTTATGCGCCATTTGAAAATGGTATTAGTGCCCCTCAAACAGAAGTTTATTCTCATGAGATGCCAGGTGGTCAATATTCAAATCTTCAACAACAAGCAAAAGCTGTTGGACTTGAAGAAAAATGGGAAGATATCAAAGGTATGTATTCTGATGTGAATGAACTATTTGGAGATATCGTTAAAGTAACCCCATCATCTAAAGTAGTAGGGGATATGGCTTTATTCATGGTTCAAAATAACTTAAACTCAGATGATATCTATGCTAAAGGTCGAGAGTTAAATTATCCTGAATCTGTGATTAGTTTCTTCCAAGGAGATTTAGGTCAGCCAACAGGAGGATTTCCTAAAGAACTTAAGGAAATTATCTTAAATGGTCGTGATTCAATTGAAGTTAGACCAGGAAGTTTAGCTAAAGCAGTTGATTTTGAGGCTGTTAAGTTAGAGTTAAAAGACTTAGTTGGTTTTGAACCAAGCAAGCAAGATGTTTTAAGTTATATTATGTACCCTCAAGTCTTTCTTGATTACTGTAAAATGCATGATGCTTTTGGAGATGTGGAGTTACTGGATACGTTAACGTTCTTTAAAGGGATGCGTGTGGGTGAAACAGTTGAAGTTAGAATTGAAAAAGGTAAAACTTTGATTATTACTTTAGATGAGGTTGGTGAACCTGACTTAGAAGGTAATCGTGTGTTATTCTTTAATTTAAATGGTCAACGTCGTGAAATCGTGATTAAGGACCAAAATGTGAAATCTAAAGTCTTGTTAAAAGAAAAAGCAGAACCAACCAATAAAGGACATGTGGCAGCAACTATGTCTGGCTCAGTTTTAGATGTTCTTGTAACGCCTGGAGAGGCAGTTCAAAAAGGACAAGCGCTCCTTGTAACAGAAGCGATGAAAATGGAAACAACGATTTATTCTAAGCGCGATGGCGTGGTGAAACGTGTGTTAGTTTCAAAAGCGGATGCCATTCAATCAGGAGATTTAATGATTGAATTAACGATTTAA
- a CDS encoding CAP-associated domain-containing protein: MKRIIEFVVCLILVFSVVYIKPVISSYKNPKPKNDLSIEKVKMTHKSVPYYELNTTGMANQIGKTKEEFLKEFPNPKKRWESYDQTEWLVYGDSVNDYYQVEIKNHVVVSAFVLGSDVDSSPFTMNMNLVDLAEITTIFSNFNFEYGDQKYEVELTEDDMNYRPLVAFNNGTFAILHMNQLTGKLLGIRYLDKQTLLSIMPYQMEQENHVKLTKQKDTTDFKKVDEANREQLVTLLNLFREKDEKKGYHVDVDLQNKANKGLEILSEKPESIITDQDHLADWKKMSEKQSEAILLLSDEEMLKLGKEVELKSKKDHGVFYGPVNDVPFMVTNWYGSRFYHEEIDHKKDTTVGITFTKEKSLIFFGEEEKKQTIESSDKP, encoded by the coding sequence GTGAAACGAATAATTGAATTTGTTGTCTGTTTGATATTAGTCTTTAGTGTGGTTTATATAAAACCAGTCATATCATCTTACAAAAATCCAAAGCCTAAGAACGATCTTTCAATTGAGAAAGTAAAAATGACCCATAAATCTGTGCCCTACTATGAACTAAATACAACAGGGATGGCAAATCAGATTGGTAAAACAAAAGAAGAATTTCTAAAAGAATTTCCCAATCCTAAAAAACGCTGGGAATCATATGATCAAACAGAGTGGCTTGTTTACGGGGACTCAGTTAATGATTATTATCAAGTTGAAATAAAAAACCATGTGGTAGTCAGTGCCTTTGTTTTAGGAAGTGACGTTGATTCAAGCCCTTTTACAATGAACATGAATTTAGTTGATTTAGCAGAAATTACAACAATTTTTTCTAACTTCAATTTTGAGTATGGGGATCAAAAATACGAGGTTGAATTAACAGAAGATGACATGAACTATAGGCCTTTAGTCGCTTTTAATAATGGTACTTTTGCTATCTTGCATATGAATCAATTGACAGGGAAACTCTTAGGCATTCGCTATCTTGATAAACAGACGCTCCTTAGTATCATGCCCTATCAAATGGAACAAGAAAATCATGTTAAGCTGACTAAACAAAAGGATACCACTGATTTTAAAAAAGTAGATGAAGCTAACCGAGAACAATTAGTCACTTTACTTAATCTTTTTAGAGAGAAAGATGAAAAAAAAGGCTACCATGTAGATGTTGATTTACAAAACAAAGCAAATAAAGGCTTAGAGATTTTATCAGAAAAGCCAGAATCAATTATTACTGATCAAGATCATCTGGCTGATTGGAAGAAGATGAGCGAAAAACAATCAGAGGCTATCTTGTTATTATCAGATGAAGAGATGTTAAAATTAGGCAAGGAAGTTGAATTGAAAAGTAAAAAAGATCACGGTGTATTTTATGGTCCAGTCAACGACGTTCCTTTTATGGTTACTAATTGGTATGGCAGCCGTTTCTATCATGAAGAAATTGATCATAAAAAAGATACAACGGTTGGCATCACATTTACCAAAGAAAAATCATTAATTTTCTTTGGTGAAGAAGAAAAAAAACAGACGATTGAAAGTAGTGATAAACCTTGA
- a CDS encoding YlbF family regulator produces MIYNEDFFEIENLVNELSVELLNSQHVLEYVSIYKEMDQSTEVDVVLTEFLKAKESFEKIEPYGKYAPDFKEKRRELRQKKRLLDTNDLVSSFKYQETSLQNMLDYVTHDLAKAISDDIKIDAGNPFFEFAKRGCGGSCHVS; encoded by the coding sequence TTGATTTATAATGAAGATTTTTTCGAAATTGAAAATCTAGTGAATGAATTATCGGTTGAATTATTAAATAGTCAACACGTTTTAGAGTATGTATCCATTTATAAAGAAATGGATCAAAGTACTGAGGTGGATGTCGTATTGACAGAGTTTTTAAAGGCTAAGGAAAGTTTTGAAAAAATTGAACCTTATGGTAAATACGCACCCGATTTCAAAGAGAAGCGCCGAGAACTAAGACAGAAAAAGAGACTATTAGATACGAATGACTTAGTCTCTAGTTTTAAATATCAAGAAACCTCACTTCAAAATATGTTAGATTACGTGACTCATGATCTTGCGAAAGCTATTTCAGATGACATCAAAATTGATGCCGGTAATCCATTTTTTGAATTTGCAAAAAGAGGATGTGGAGGTAGTTGTCATGTTAGTTAA